One stretch of Eupeodes corollae chromosome 2, idEupCoro1.1, whole genome shotgun sequence DNA includes these proteins:
- the LOC129947166 gene encoding ribonuclease Oy → MIKQISKTNVVVAFSSPFWGRKQFLLCVFGLFIASTLVDVIRAHESDEYINFVDDDDDDTVNDNSGNVSTNASNDWDLLIFTQSWPVTTCFHWKQENKHHECNLPTKKEVWTIHGIWPTKLDTFGPNFCNNSAKFDIDKLYPIVDQMYLFWPNIENGTEYDSLWQHEWVKHGTCAAQLEELNDELKYFYQGLNWLSSVFMSDVLEKSGIYPDSNNTVISLHTAVVKALGKNPSIHCLYDNKKDVSYLSEIRVCFDKKLQLVDCDRIRFGQVSIDYPGGKVNTNCHVSKPIFYPSNVPPTEKLNRRRKDSWKFPFVNAYKLVQFLIWSTL, encoded by the exons ATgataaaacaaatatcaaaaactaaCGTGGTCGTCGCGTTTTCTTCTCCATTCTGgggaagaaaacaatttttattatgcGTCTTTGGTTTATTTATCGCTAGCACTTTAGTTGATGTGATTAG AGCACACGAATCAGAtgaatatattaattttgttgatgatgacgacgacgacaccGTAAACGACAACAGTGGCAATGTCAGCACGAATGCCTCGAATGACTGGGACCTTTTGATCTTCACCCAAAGTTGGCCAGTGACAACCTGCTTCCATTGGAAGCAGGAAAACAAACACCATGAATGTAATTTGCCCACAAAGAAGGAGGTCTGGACTATCCATGGCATTTGGCCAACCAAGCTCGACACCTTTGGCCCGAACTTTTGCAATAACAGCGCTAAGTTCGATATCGACAAACTCTATCCCATTGTCGAtcaaatgtatttgttttggcCTAATATTGAAAACGGCACAGAATATGACTCGTTGTGGCAGCACGAATGGGTCAAGCATGGAACATGTGCAGCTCAACTTGAGGAGCTTAACGATGAGTTGAAGTATTTTTATCAGGGTCTCAACTGGCTTTCGAGCGTCTTTATGTCAGATGTTCTTGAAAAATCTGGCATCTATCCAGACTCCAATAATACCGTAATTAGTCTGCATACGGCTGTGGTCAAAGCTCTCGGCAAGAATCCGTCCATTCATTGTCTCTATGACAATAAGAAGGACGTTAGCTATCTGTCTGAGATCCGAGTTTGTTTTGATAAGAAACTCCAATTGGTTGATTGTGATCGAATACGTTTTGGTCAGGTTTCGATTGATTATCCAGGAGGGAAAGTTAACACCAATTGTCATGTATCAAAGCCAATCTTCTATCCAAGTAATGTCCCGCCAACGGAGAAGCTAAACCGCAGACGTAAGGATTCATGGAAATTCCCATTTGTGAATGCTTACAAATTGGTACAATTCTTGATATGGAGTACTCTTTaa
- the LOC129945853 gene encoding beta-1,4-N-acetylgalactosaminyltransferase bre-4 — protein MESLRNFIHQKKNDKNFCTVSKTISIIIILYCLWPGRFATRFEYISSDNIFDKLVPETTRNISLQKLGECNNEEIIKENKHIDKKEIDCTKINNQNILPGGEFYPKDCRARFSTAIIVPYRQRQWQLNKFLVYMHNFLEQQQIHYRIFVVEQHDDKPFNRAKLLNIGAEIALSYEFPCLIFHDVDILPSNLGQLYACASSPRHMCSNLDIFRYNLPYRGLFGGVVSIRSVQFQQVNGMSNLFSGWGGEDDDFYERITSRDLKIVRFDPAYSEYIMMVHKKEKPSEDRLKYLYSGPLRYYSDGLNSLKYKRLKTKTQHLYTHVLVDT, from the coding sequence ATGGaatctttaagaaattttattcaTCAAAAGAAGAACGATAAGAATTTTTGCACagtatcaaaaacaatatcaatcatCATCATACTCTACTGCTTATGGCCTGGAAGATTTGCGACACGTTTCGAGTACATAAGCAGTGATAACATCTTCGATAAACTAGTACCTGAAACCACTCGAAATATCTCATTGCAAAAACTGGGGGAGTGCAATAATGAAGAAATcatcaaagaaaataaacatattgataaaaaagaaatagacTGTACGAAAATTAACAATCAGAACATCCTACCTGGGGGTGAATTCTATCCGAAGGATTGCCGGGCGCGGTTTAGTACTGCAATTATAGTTCCCTATCGTCAGAGGCAATGGCAGCTGAATAAGTTCCTAGTTTATATGCATAACTTCTTGGAACAACAACAGATCCACTATAGGATATTCGTAGTGGAGCAACATGACGATAAGCCTTTCAATCGAGCCAAGTTGCTGAACATCGGGGCCGAAATCGCCCTCAGCTATGAGTTCCCATGTCTTATTTTTCACGATGTTGATATTCTACCTTCGAATCTAGGCCAATTGTATGCCTGTGCCTCGTCTCCTCGACACATGTGCTCCAACTTGGACATCTTCAGGTATAATCTCCCCTATAGGGGTCTGTTCGGCGGAGTTGTGAGCATACGGTCGGTGCAGTTTCAACAAGTCAACGGCATGTCGAATCTATTCAGTGGCTGGGGTGGTGAGGATGATGATTTCTATGAACGAATAACATCCAGGGATCTGAAGATTGTACGATTTGATCCGGCCTACAGTGAGTATATTATGATGGTGCATAAGAAAGAGAAACCAAGTGAGGATAGATTGAAATATCTGTATTCCGGACCACTTCGTTACTATTCGGATGGTTTAAATTCGCTGAAATATAAAAGactcaaaacaaaaacccaGCATTTGTACACTCACGTGTTGGTGGATACGTAG